In the Candidatus Baltobacteraceae bacterium genome, CGCCGTTCTGATACGGATTGAACATCAGCGACGGCAGATAGTGCTGGATGCTGATCGTCACGCCGATCTGTTTCCACCAGCCGCGGATGAGCTCGAACATCGAGGCGGCGTTGGGATCGCCCGAAATGATCGCCACGTCTAAATTGAGCTTGACGCCGTTCTTCGAGCGCACGCCGTCGCGTCCGAGCGTCCAGCCGGCCTTATCGAGCAGCGCGTTGGCCTTCGCGATATCGAACGGTACGATCGGAATCTTGGGGTCGTAATAGGCCGCGACTTTGGCGGCCGGCTGATCCTGCCGGTTGCCGACGCCCGAATAGATCTTATTGATGATCGCATCGCGATCGGTAGCGTAACGCAGGGCTTCGCGAACGGCCTGCTCTTTGAGCGCCGGGTGACTTAAGTTGAAGTCGATGTGCCGGTAATAATAATCGGGCTGCGCGTCGGTCACGAACGGCGTCATCGCTCGGAAGCGGTTGATCTGGTTCGGCGGCGCGTTGTAGAACAGATCGAGCTGTTTGGCTTCGAGTTGGGTGATGACCGTATTCGTGTCGGGAATGATCTCGAAGTCGATCTCTTTGAGCTTTGGCAACCCGCGGAAATAGAGCGGGTTGGGAAGCATGACGACCTTGGAGCCTCGCAGCCATTCTTTATACTTGAACGGTCCGATGCCGACGGGCAGCGCGTTGTACGGCACGTTGTTGAGGTTCGGATACTGTGCGAGCAAGTGCTTGGGCAGCACGCACGGATTCGCGCCGGCCGTCGAAAAAAACGTCGTCACGAACGGTGAATACGGCTTCCTCATGTGAAGCACGACCGTGTATTTGTCCGGCTCGTCGACCTTGGTGATGAGATCCCAGCCGGTCCGGCTCACGATGTTGTTGTTCTTATTCAAGATCGCGCCGATCGACCATACGACGTCGTCGGCGGTGAACGCGACGCCGTCGGACCACTTCACGCCTTTGCGCAAATGATAGGTGATCGTCTTGCCGTCGGAGCTGACGCCGCCGTTATGCTGATCGGGAATCTGCGTGAGCAACTCCGGATAGGGCCGGTCGTGCACGTCCCATTTTATGAGCCACGCCATCGTTAACGAGGCCAT is a window encoding:
- a CDS encoding peptide ABC transporter substrate-binding protein, with protein sequence MRKLAAIALGLAVLTAGCTRSGGTSAVPGGRSNSWTVPHVLRYATGEDFSSLNPVLSQQTTLSLMASLTMAWLIKWDVHDRPYPELLTQIPDQHNGGVSSDGKTITYHLRKGVKWSDGVAFTADDVVWSIGAILNKNNNIVSRTGWDLITKVDEPDKYTVVLHMRKPYSPFVTTFFSTAGANPCVLPKHLLAQYPNLNNVPYNALPVGIGPFKYKEWLRGSKVVMLPNPLYFRGLPKLKEIDFEIIPDTNTVITQLEAKQLDLFYNAPPNQINRFRAMTPFVTDAQPDYYYRHIDFNLSHPALKEQAVREALRYATDRDAIINKIYSGVGNRQDQPAAKVAAYYDPKIPIVPFDIAKANALLDKAGWTLGRDGVRSKNGVKLNLDVAIISGDPNAASMFELIRGWWKQIGVTISIQHYLPSLMFNPYQNGGIVYRGKFDVVFFQWGLDPLGDMSNLFACNQIPPNGQNDPRWCDRRADAAMKALFTHFDQSQRNADDAIVAEEFNADVPSVVITGTKTLWVWNKDLKNFTPNAAAPFDNFMNVDI